A stretch of DNA from Tachysurus vachellii isolate PV-2020 chromosome 4, HZAU_Pvac_v1, whole genome shotgun sequence:
AAGACTTTTGCATGAACATTTTTGCAGGAAACATGTTTGTATGATAGTTATATTAcagtaatttatattatatatcatacaGTGATTGATGGTTATATCCAACAACCTACATAAATGGAAAGCGAAGCTAGCATAACAGATACAATGTCACTCAAGTGAACTTGATTGATATCCTTGTGGCTGCGACTCTCAGCCTGTTGCAAAACTCAAGCAGAACAATACACAACAGTGCAAGTGGGAAGAATGGGGATTGTTAAACCATGTTGCTTATACACAAAGTGCAAATGCATAGTCTTTAATAAAGTTCTATGGAGATCATGTGTGAGTGAAGCTTATACAAGCTTGAGTTCCGCCAGTGATTGGAAATTGTGAAAGAAAAGTTGCAATTGGCCTTTACACTGGACTTTACTGTGGTCTTACTGTCAGCTTTAATACTGACAAAAGCCTTTTCTAGAGTTATTGTAAGATCAAATgattttgtttctgtattttcacATGTAATTTTAGCTACAACATAACATTTGTGTAATTCTGCACAAAAATGAAATTCGTGGGCTTTAACCTTAATTAGTTACAAGTAAAGCAACCTCTCATCTAAACCAAATGGATGCAATTGAAAACCTGTACCTAATCAAATATGTGGCTTCACAATCTGCCTTGGCAACCGCTAAAGTTagcagccaaaagaagaagaaaaaataggaCAACAGCAGCTAATTCCATATTTTCAAGTAAAACTATCGTCTgtataacttttatttatttctataggtTTTATAGCTACTGTGATCTAAACCACACTAATATATCTTCATGACACTAGAGGAGGTCtacgttaataataataaattaattgtttACTACATTAGATTCATAGCTTTGTtgccaaaataaagaaaacctaAGGTACCAAACTTAACActcaaaaaaaacccccacaaaaCTACTATCCAGTAGAAATATTGGATTTATTCCAAAagtaatataaatttataaaagtgaatgtataaaaaaaatattctaaattcagtttttaaaatgttggTATATGGTCAGATATCAACTCTTAAATCCTTAGCATTCACCAGACAACCAGTGTatgaaatttaacaaaaatctttgtatgttttatatagGGGAAGCAGATTATAGTTTGTCTGGCCACAGCTATGGTGTAAGCAACACAATTCATTTTTAtggatgccttttttttttttacatggttCCACACctggtactgtgtgtgtatataccatTAAATGTCTCTTCACATCACACTGACATGATCTACCATGGCTAATTTGAAGTCCCATTCATCAGTCAGAACTTCACAGAACGGGCGCAGTGTCCTCAGAGCTTGACCTTTGGCCAAGGGGTCACGATTTAGAGGGTTAAAGCGCAGGTCCAGTGTGAATCGGCAAAGAGGATGATGCGCTTCAATCCTTTGGCTGAACTCCAGCAGGTCAGCAGGCAGGATGAAGTTTGAGCTGCAGGAAAGTTGagaaaaaagtttattaatataaagacAGGTGAAAAAATGAATTCTACGTAGATATGATGCTTCCAGTTGTGTGCGATACACAATGATACAGTTAGTGGGTAATATTCCTTCCATGTTCTATAGCATGTATAAAAACATTGGGCAGAACCAGATGACTAGCGAGAGGAAAATACGTATTGTGAGACTGAAAGAGGGTTCATTACTTGGGCAGATTGCAAATGGCTGTGTTTTAATAGGAACAGTAAAGTGGCATCTACGATTAAGATTTATGGGAAAGATATCAGTCAACAGGTTTGAAAAAGTGCACACTCTGACAATCGTACATTAATGTGCAAATAATGAGATATTTCTGTAAAAACCAAACAGCAGCTGTTCTTCAGGAAAAAATGTTAATGCAGGATTTAATCGCACTTTTAGCAACAACCGCCTAACATCAACAtcagggttttgttttttgtctttaatttgtcaattatttatttatttacaagcaagactacattacattaacattaccTGAGGTCCAATTTGACTATGTTGCCAGGATGTTCTAAAAACAGATCTGCAACCTGAATGACACTTGAAGCTgaaggagagaaaggagagagagagaagagagagagagagagagagagagagagagagagaaagagagaatgtgagtTCCATTTGTTAAGCACActatcacatttttttaagatcACATTTGTCTTTATTCATTTCAAGATTTGACTTATTGTAGAACAAACTATTTCAAGCGTGACATAAAAAAGTATTGACTCAAATACAATATTAGTAATTCAAATACAgaattttgaaatataaaaataatacgaATAATATACATgtagtaaaatattatataaaatcatatacTATTAATGAACAAAAAGTAGCAGTAACTATACAACATGTAAAGAACCATCATAATAAACTAGTGGAAAAAGCATTACACATGTATTTTCTCAAATTctcaaaattaaaaacaaataaatccaaaatCTGTAGATTTTGTGTAGATGCACACTGTGTATTGAATTGTacgtaaatgaatgaaattgtgGACATTTTATGATGCTTTGTACATTTTCCTAAATAATCATAATCGTTTCATTGGGTGGTCAGATGTTTATCCTGTTACTATTAAATATCTTTCTGTAATTTGagcacattaaaaataattcttcATGTTTCTTGTactttcaccaaaaaaaaatgtatgatatTGAAACCCTGGTGTTACAAGATAATCCAAATTGTACAAAtgagtgtaaatgttttagtgATGCGAGTCTCACCGAGTCGAttctgagacagagaaagagagcgaagGGAACAAAGATTCTTTGCAGCTGCTACAAAAGGAACCAGgaagtctttcttctctgtgCATTTCTCCAACAGCCTGCAGTCTTTCAAGGATAGCTCTAAAATCAGAAGAGAAATAACAGGActgtaataatgtataatgattaaataagtaaataattaagtcagatttgtcttttattatttttaaaatgttttattatgttttgtgttaCCTTCCAACATGGAGTTCTCTAGAAGATAAATAATCTCACTGTGACATTCTGCCAGGTTTACGTCTTCCAACAGCAGCACTTTCAGGGATGGATTGGATTCTGGAAAGGTACAACGTTTTTTCAATTGAAGATCAGGGATCACCTGGAGATCCACTTtaattacactacactactatgtatacatacctacatacatacatacatacatacatacatacatacatatacagtatatacacacatatatatacacacacacacacacacacacacacacatatatatagtgGCAGAAGAAGACATAATTTAATTTTGCTAGATCATTCTcgaagaaaatacacacacagaacaaaccaATAATCTCCTGTTTTTACAAGTTCAGAGTTCAGTGTCACACGATATTAAACAAACTCCACAGCCCcataaagtaaaacaaataatatatcatataataaaaacaagagaaaatcATTAGGACAAAGAACAATTAACTATGGCAACCAACTTACTATAATCAATTACCagaaaaagcaagaaataaataaagtgaaataataaaaccaaataatttaaagaataaacacatttggtacatttcactttgtttgtgtgtttttatacagaaaGTACTTTGGTAATACCTGGCAACGTGTGTAGGAAGGAGTGAGCCTGACGTATTCCTGTGATGTGAAGAGTGCTGAGATTGGGAGCGTGTTGAAGCACCGTGGGTAAACACTCTAGAGTCGTCTGGATCTCACCTGCCTTTAAGGTGAGTTTCTCAAGAGAGAGTTCTTCATCAgacaataacaaacaacaatCACTTACAACCCTgtacatttttctaaaaaaaacaacaaaaaactaatattactattgctactactactaataataaaaagctactgctactactactacaaagactgtaaatgtaaaaagttttATACACTTAATGAACAATAATAAGAGTGAAAAAAGCATTACGTATGTTTGATGTGAAGTGCACACTGGATGTGGTGCTGTAGTCCCACCGTGGGCCGATTTCCAGTGAGAGGGTGTGCAGTGTGGGACAGGAGATTAGCAAGCTTGCTATATATTGCTGAATATACATGTTCCCAAAACTCAAGTCTTTGAGGGCACAGTGTGGGTTCAGGAAAAGTTTTCTGAGAGACTCCACCAAGTCGACCACTTCCTTCCTACAAACAAACTCTGCACACAATCATACAATATGAACTCACAATATATAAACCGTTATACAGTACGAGAGCAACACTCTCATTATGGATGTGACATTAGAACCTGCAAAGCTGCTTATTGCCTTTGCAGGCATGCTGCCAATAAGAcatatatcagtgtgtgtatatctggTCATATGTCGCTGTAAGATAAGATTCACGTTACAGATTTCCAATAgttgtgtgtgcactgtgtaaTACTGTGTAAAACATCAGAAACACATCAGTATCAGATAAGTACtgcatcagtgtcagatcagtaccacatcagtgtcagatcagtaCTACATCAGTACCAGATCAGTACTACATCAGTACCAGATCAGTACTACATCAGTATCAGATCAGTACCACATCAGTACTACATCAGTGTCAGATTAGTACTACATCAGTACTAGATCAGTACTACATCAGTACCAGATCAGTACTACATCAGTACCAGATCAGTACTACATCAGTATCAGATCAGTACCACATCAGTACCAGATCAGTACCACATCAGTATCAGATAAGTACTGCATCAATGTCAGATCAGTACCAtatcagtgtcagatcagtaCCACATCAGAAACACGTGTCAGATCAGTACCTCATCGGTATCAGATCAGtaccacatcagtgtcagatcagtacatcagaaacacatcagtgtcagatcagtacatcagaaacacatcagtgtcagatcagtaccacatcagtgtcagatcagtaccacatcagtgtcagatcagtaCTACATCAGTACCAGATCAGTACTACATCAGTACCAGATCAGTACTACATCAGTATCAGATCAGTACCACATCAGTACTACATCAGTGTCAGATTAGTACTACATCAGTACTAGATCAGTACTACATCAGTACCAGATCAGTACTACATCAGTACCAGATCAGTACTACATCAGTACCAGATCAGTACTACATCAGTATCAGATCAGTACCACATCAGTACCAGATCAGTACCACATCAGTACCAGATCAGTACCACATCAGTATCAGATAAGTACTGCATCAATGTCAGATCAGTACCAtatcagtgtcagatcagtaCCACATCAGAAACACGTGTCAGATCAGTACCTCATCGGTATCAGATCAGtaccacatcagtgtcagatcagtacatcagaaacacatcagtgtcagatcagtacatcagaaacacatcagtgtcagatcagtaccacatcagtgtcagatcagaaccacatcagtgtcagatcagtgtcagatcagtaCCACATCATTGTCAGATCAGTACCACATCGGTGTCAGATCAGTACCACATCGGTGTCAGATCAGTACCACATCGGTTTCAGATCAGTACCACATCGGTTTCAGATCAGtaccacatcagtgtcagatcagtaccacatcagtaccacatcagtgtcagatcagtaCCACATCTGTATCAGATCAGtaccacatcagtgtcagatcagtaccacatcagtgtcagatcagtaccacatcagtgtcagatcagtaccacatcagtaccacatcagtgtcagatcagtaCCACATCGGTATCAGATCAGtaccacatcagtgtcagatcagtaccacatcagtgtcagatcagtaCCACATCAGTACTACATCAGTACCACATCAGTACCACATCAGTATCAGATAAGTACTGCATCAATGTCAGATCAGTACCAtatcagtgtcagatcagtaccgcatcagaaacacatcagtgtcagatcagtaCCACATCGGTATCAGATCAGtatcacatcagtgtcagatcagtacatcagaaacacatcagtgtcacatcagaaacacatcagtgtcagatcagtaccacatcagtgtcagatcagtaccacatcagtgtcagatcagtaCCACGTCAGTGTCAGATCACTGTCAGATTAGTACCAGATCAGtaccacatcagtgtcagatcagtaccacatcagtgtcagatcagtaccacatcagtaccacatcagtgtcagatcagtaccacatcagtgtcagatcagtaccacatcagtaccacatcagtgtcagatcagtaCTACATCAGTACCAGATCAGTACTACATCAGTATCAGATCAGTACCACATCAGTATCAGATCAGTACCACATCAGTATCAGATAAGTACTGCATCAATGTCAGATCAGTACTAtatcagtgtcagatcagtaccacatcagaaacacatcagtgtcagatcagtaccacatcagtgtcagatcagtaccacatcagtgtcagatcagtaccacatcagtgtcagatcagtaccacatcagtgtcagatcagtaccacatcagtgtcagatcagtaccacatcagtgtcagatcagtaCCACATCAGTATCAAATCAGtaccacatcagtgtcagatcagtaccacatcagtgtcagatcagtaccagatcagtgtcagatcagtaccacatcagtgtcagattagtaccacatcagtgtcagattagtaccacatcagtgtcagatcagtaccagatcagtaccacatcagtgtcagatcagtgTCAGATAAGTGTCAGATCAGtaccacatcagtgtcagatcagtgtcagatcagtaccacatcagtgtcagattaGTACCACATCAGTGTCAGGTCAGTACCACATCAGtaccacatcagtgtcagatcagtaCCAGATAAGTGTCAGATCAGtaccacatcagtgtcagattaGTACCAGATAGGTACCACATCAGTATCAAATCATTACCACATCAGTATCAAATCATtaccacatcagtgtcagatcagtaCCACATCAGAAACACATCAGTATTAAATCAGTACCAAATCAGTACCACATCAGAAACAAATCATTATCAAATCAATACAATCTTAGGTGTATTCAAAACTCATTTTTATGTCAGATATAATCCTGATTCTCAAGGAATATAAAATGAAACTATAAACATATTAGATGATTCATAGCCTTGACAGGCACATTGTATAAAATCTAACTAGTCTTCAGTGGCTTGTGTGCCTATTAGAattgtacacacacaatctgtactatgactataaataaaataaccccGGACAGCATTTTATTTGGAAATAGACACACAATTCATTCTGTTCTTTCTGTTCAATTCATTCAACACATCAGTATCAAATCAGTGCCACATCAGTACCACATCTGTATCAGATCAGAAACACATCAGTATCAAATCGGCATCAGATCAGTACCACCTTTATCCTTGCtacctttttacacctggtcacttcatgtgttttctctgatccgatagctatctgatttgttaaatctgttccatttacattaggccacataaatgcgtctcgacgaatcggatatcaatccgatctttctactcccgcccaaaatgcaaatatattttacctcatttccggggtaattgaaatggaacacgctttggtgtatgcggttttcagaatgcaatcaaaaagaagacgaaaaaccttgttacgacggttatgctacaaaaaacagcatttacggtttgctgcattttcgctggaggcagcagtgcattttaagacccaacaagacacctgggtgaaagatcacttgcgagtgacgtacttccgtttttgaacaaaaacattcatttacacctgtccagtttcatctgaaatgtgtcccagaccacctcctgaagtggtttgaacgatcgaaTTAacatccgtctcgaaaacgtttcggagggcatttagacctggtctttttacaatcggatagctatccgatcacagaaaacgcatgaagtgaccaggtgtaaaaagcccctgatACACTGTCTCAGTAAAAGACAGCAAAACATTTTAGAACTTACGGGTAGGACTCAGATGAAGTGATCGGAGACCAATCCAGGAAGGCAGGAGGCGAGATGCTGCAGTCAAACAAACCTCCAGGTCCACTGAGTGTATCTGTCCCTCGGGACATGTCACATTAGCGCTACACGAGGGACAGAACTTGCTGTATTCTATCTCTTCCATGAGCAGATGCAGCCGAGGACATTTGGATGCTGCAGGACC
This window harbors:
- the lrrc41 gene encoding leucine-rich repeat-containing protein 41 isoform X1 — encoded protein: MGSFTLVQMCIRKVALNMDVLERQTGDLPASLLQDLMPHLNIYYLDRIEKAAHLKGVSCSSAWAAKWRDLNRTWRWKLKFLQPEKEDWKQMCLESYFHKVLLRKSQAHSSALDMTDLSVAAKYVQVLSLYTLHDVQKLASEELRLILATLETVVRTLRLIDAKVLLRHRKSEVLFVLHRLLDHGSVKKLVLKRTPDSHVFRWIMSRCKGSSWNDDGPAASKCPRLHLLMEEIEYSKFCPSCSANVTCPEGQIHSVDLEVCLTAASRLLPSWIGLRSLHLSPTQFVCRKEVVDLVESLRKLFLNPHCALKDLSFGNMYIQQYIASLLISCPTLHTLSLEIGPRWDYSTTSSVHFTSNIQLSLEKLTLKAGEIQTTLECLPTVLQHAPNLSTLHITGIRQAHSFLHTLPESNPSLKVLLLEDVNLAECHSEIIYLLENSMLEELSLKDCRLLEKCTEKKDFLVPFVAAAKNLCSLRSLSLSQNRLASSVIQVADLFLEHPGNIVKLDLSSNFILPADLLEFSQRIEAHHPLCRFTLDLRFNPLNRDPLAKGQALRTLRPFCEVLTDEWDFKLAMVDHVSVM
- the lrrc41 gene encoding leucine-rich repeat-containing protein 41 isoform X2 codes for the protein MGSFTLVQMCIRKVALNMDVLERQTGDLPASLLQDLMPHLNIYYLDRIEKAAHLKGVSCSSAWAAKWRDLNRTWRWKLKFLQPEKEDWKQMCLESYFHKVLLRKSQAHSSALDMTDLSVAAKYVQVLSLYTLHDVQKLASEELRLILATLETVVRTLRLIDAKVLLRHRKSEVLFVLHRLLDHGSVKKLVLKRTPDSHVFRWIMSRCKGSSWNDDGPAASKCPRLHLLMEEIEYSKFCPSCSANVTCPEGQIHSVDLEVCLTAASRLLPSWIGLRSLHLSPTQFVCRKEVVDLVESLRKLFLNPHCALKDLSFGNMYIQQYIASLLISCPTLHTLSLEIGPRWDYSTTSSVHFTSNIQLSLEKLTLKAGEIQTTLECLPTVLQHAPNLSTLHITGIRQAHSFLHTLPESNPSLKVLLLEDVNLAECHSEIIYLLENSMLEELSLKDCRLLEKCTEKKDFLVPFVAAAKNLCSLRSLSLSQNRLASSVIQVADLFLEHPGNIVKLDLSSNFILPADLLEFSQRIEAHHPLCRFTLDLRFNPLNRDPLAKGQALRTLRPFCEVLTDEWDFKLAMISS